The genomic region TGGGTGGCACCTCTCACGCTATGGCCGCCTAATTGAACCCGATAGATCACTAAACCACGCTAAAGACGTGCTTCGAATGATACGTGGAGGCAACATGCCTACTGATACCGAGGCAAGGGCCTTTGAATCAAGCCTCGTACTCTATATGGATCACGGCTTCAACGCTTCAACCTTTACTACAAGAGTTATAGCCTCAACGCTTAGCGACATGTATTCAGCTATAGCAGGAGCAATAGGAGCACTAAAAGGCCCGCTTCACGGAGGGGCGAACCAGAAAGCAATCGAAATGTTGCTAGAAATAGGATCACCTGAAAACGTTAGATGGTATGTTGAGGAGAAGCTAAAACGACACGAGAAGATAATGGGATTCGGGCACCGTGTCTATAAGCTTCATGATCCGAGAACTGATGTCTTAAGAGAATGGCTCGAAAAGCTTGCAGAGACAAGCGGCGAGGCCAAGAAATTCCTCGATATGATAAACGAGCTAGAGAAAACTATGTGGGAGCTAAAGAGGATACCGAGCAACATTGATCTGTACACTGGTGCACTATACTATCTCCTAAAGATACCCAAGGAATTCTATACACCAATATTCGCGATAGGCAGGGTAGTTGGCTGGACTGCTCACTACATCGAGCAAGTAAGCAATAACAAGATTATCAGGCCAAAGGAGGACTACGACGGACCACGGGGCTTGACTTATAAGCCTCTAGAAGAAAGATGTAAGAGGTAATTTTTCCAAAATATGGAAAAAATTATTTTTCTTCCTTTATGTAGTTTATTAGGACTTCTGTGTACTCGCTTGTACGTAGCGGTTTAACACCGGGCATATGCCTTGCTAGGTCCTGCGTAACTTTCTTTTCCTTAATAGCTCTCTTTATCGCGTTGTGTATTAAGTCAGCGGCTTCTTTCCATCCCAGCACATGTTTTAGAAGCAGTGTACCACTGAGTATCTCTGCTGTTGGATTAGCCAGATCTTTGCCCGCATACTTGGGTGCAGTCCCGTGAACAGGCTCAGCTACCGAGATGAAATCTCCCGAATTCATGCCGGCAGCCATCCCTATTCCTCCGACAAGGGCATTTGCCTCGTCACTTATGTAGTCTCCATTAACGTTTGGTGCAACTATTACCTCGTAGTCCCACGGCCGCGTAATTATCTGTTGGAGCATATTGTCAGCTATCCTATCATTCACTAATATTTTTCCTTCGGGGAGTTTACCCTCGTATTTAGTATAGAGTTCGTCCTCTGTTATAACGTAGTCACGGAACTCTGTAACAGCGACCTCGTAGGCCCATTGCCTAAAGGCGCCTTCCGTGTACTTCATTATGTTTCCTTTATGCATTATGGTTACTATTTTGTTACCATTCTCTATCGCCCATCTTAGTGCCTTTCTCATTAAGCGCTGGGTAGCAAATTTTGAGATAGGCTTTATACCTATTCCAGCGTCTTCTCGAAGAACAATACCGAACTCCTTCTTGAGAAACTCGCGTAGCTTCTTAGCCTCTGGGCTGTCAGCAGGCCACTCTATCCCCGCGTAAAGGTCCTCGGTGTTTTCACGAAATATGACAAAGTTGTCGTGTTCTGCATAGCAGTGTGGCGCTGGTTGACCGAAATAATAGACTGGCCTAATATTAGCGTAAAGATCAAGCGCCTGCCTTATAGCCACGTTTAGGCTTCTATAGCCTCCTCCAACCGGTGTCTCAAGGGGGCCCTTGAGGGCAACGAGTGCATATCTAATACCGTTTAACGTATCTTGCGGAAGAAGTTCACCGTAGATCTTCATGGCTTTATGACCAGCGTAGAGTTCCCACCAAACTATTTTCCTTTTACCGCCATAAGCCTTCTCAACGGCTGCATCGATCACCTTTCGCGCGGCTGTTACTATCTCTGGGCCTATTCCGTCACCCTCAATGTAGGCAACTATCGGCTTATCGGGGATAACTAGCCTTCCATCTACTATTTTTATTCGTTCTCCTTCCTCTGGTGGCTTGACTTTCTCAAATCGTGGCTCAAATTTTTCGATAGAATCGTATTCGCCCAAAAATAATCTCCCTCAATTATTGTCTCGATTCTATTATTTGCATACTGGAAGTTAATAGTATTGTTACCCCGCCTACAGTAGAATGATTGTAGCGCTTAGACGAGACTACTTTGATAAACCCCATTAATATTACACCTCTACGTGAAGAGAGCGTTTTAATGAGGTGCTGTTCTTTTGTCAAAGAGCGACATTATTGCTAAAGAGATCCTTGAATCGCCTATCGGAAAGGTTGCCGTTTATCGGCTTGATAGACTTGAGGAGGCTGGATTAACGAAAATATCACGGCTTCCGTATACTATCAGGATTTTGCTTGAGAATGTTGCCCGAAACTATGATGGAAAAACCGTCACAGAGGAGGATGTTAGAACAGTTGCTTCTTGGCCTCAAGGAGCGGGCGATAAGGTAATTCCCTTTATGCCCTCAAGAGCAATACTTCAAGACTATACTGGTGTACCTGCCGTCGTAGACCTGGCTGCGATGAGAGACGTGGCTGCAGAGTTTGGCTGCAATCCGAGGATAATTGATACTCACATACCGGCCCACCTCATTATTGATCATAGTATCAGTGTTGATTACTTTGGTACTTCATATGCGCTCTATAGGAACATGGAGCTCGAGTTCAAGAGGTATAAGGAACGCTACCGCCTCCTAAAATGGGCTCAGCAGGCTTTCGGAAACCTCAAGGTAGTACCGCCAGGTAAAGGCATAATCCACCAAGTAAACATTGAGTATCTCGCAAAGGTCGTAATGACGAAGAA from Pyrofollis japonicus harbors:
- a CDS encoding citrate/2-methylcitrate synthase, producing MCGQKTEAKKETKETKAEPQYIRIPKGCVNVIVDTTKISYVDPKGQITIIRGYRIDDLGKHASFEEAAYLVLFGRLPCEDELKEFSKKLNSERWLPVKVIDALKQIPPFAHPMFYGSYGLLLLGMYDPDEGDLSIDKLYDRAIRIIAKLPLLFINGWHLSRYGRLIEPDRSLNHAKDVLRMIRGGNMPTDTEARAFESSLVLYMDHGFNASTFTTRVIASTLSDMYSAIAGAIGALKGPLHGGANQKAIEMLLEIGSPENVRWYVEEKLKRHEKIMGFGHRVYKLHDPRTDVLREWLEKLAETSGEAKKFLDMINELEKTMWELKRIPSNIDLYTGALYYLLKIPKEFYTPIFAIGRVVGWTAHYIEQVSNNKIIRPKEDYDGPRGLTYKPLEERCKR
- a CDS encoding NADP-dependent isocitrate dehydrogenase; translated protein: MGEYDSIEKFEPRFEKVKPPEEGERIKIVDGRLVIPDKPIVAYIEGDGIGPEIVTAARKVIDAAVEKAYGGKRKIVWWELYAGHKAMKIYGELLPQDTLNGIRYALVALKGPLETPVGGGYRSLNVAIRQALDLYANIRPVYYFGQPAPHCYAEHDNFVIFRENTEDLYAGIEWPADSPEAKKLREFLKKEFGIVLREDAGIGIKPISKFATQRLMRKALRWAIENGNKIVTIMHKGNIMKYTEGAFRQWAYEVAVTEFRDYVITEDELYTKYEGKLPEGKILVNDRIADNMLQQIITRPWDYEVIVAPNVNGDYISDEANALVGGIGMAAGMNSGDFISVAEPVHGTAPKYAGKDLANPTAEILSGTLLLKHVLGWKEAADLIHNAIKRAIKEKKVTQDLARHMPGVKPLRTSEYTEVLINYIKEEK